From Synchiropus splendidus isolate RoL2022-P1 chromosome 10, RoL_Sspl_1.0, whole genome shotgun sequence, the proteins below share one genomic window:
- the LOC128766003 gene encoding vang-like protein 1, which produces MDTESTHSGYSYHSSRSGRSTRHGDRTRERHKASSKDSSRSERSVVINPPDSPSQESPVHNGEPLPGEPAPGGEPGEDGQDDNWGETTTAVTGTSELSVSQEEVVGLGKELQDRTQSFRRYLPLAVGLCVGTLVLATPLVFLLLPVILWPDRLQACGAACEGLFLSISFKLLILLLAVWALFLRPGRASLPRVCACRAFLTTLTLLLTMSYWLFYGVRILDAQDEDYHGVVQFAVSLVDSQLFVHYLAVVLLELRHLQPCYSVSVIRSTDGETRHYNIGQFSIQRAALSILEFYYRDFPLHNPAVLSAAKHRAAKHLAGLKVYNVDAAGSTAAAQPANGSQSRAMVAAAAKRKDSAHNELYYEEADYERRVRKRRARLVVAVEEAFTHVRRMKKEDEQASPSDIMDVREAALAVFPSMARALQKYLRTTRRQHCHSMESIQKHLAFCLVNNMSPKAFLEAYLAPGPTLQYGSERWMADQWTLVSEASVTSAVKDGTEFLLKCLDFSLAVTIRGVPYIRLREEFVDPKTHKFLLLLQSETSV; this is translated from the exons ATGGACACCGAGTCCACTCACTCGGGGTACTCCTATCACTCCAGCCGCTCGGGCCGCTCCACCCGACATGG GGATCGAACCCGTGAGCGGCACAAGGCCAGCAGCAAAGACAGCAGTCGCTCCGAGCGCTCCGTGGTCATCAACCCTCCTGACTCGCCCTCCCAGGAGTCGCCCGTGCACAACGGCGAGCCGCTGCCAGGAGAGCCGGCGCCGGGAGGCGAGCCGGGAGAGGACGGgcag GACGACAACTGGGGCGAGACCACCACGGCGGTGACCGGCACCTCGGAGCTCAGCGTGTCTCAGGAGGAAGTGGTGGGCTTGGGCAAAGAGCTCCAGGACCGGACCCAGAGTTTCCGGCGCTACCTTCCCCTGGCCGTGGGTCTGTGTGTGGGCACGCTGGTGCTGGCCACGCCCctggtcttcctcctcctgccggTCATCCTGTGGCCCGACAGGCTGCAGGCGTGCGGCGCGGCCTGCGAGggcctcttcctctccatctccttCAAGCTGCTGATCCTGCTGCTGGCTGTCTGGGCGCTCTTCCTGCGGCCCGGCCGCGCCTCCCTGCCGCGGGTCTGCGCCTGCCGTGCCTTCCTCACCACACTCACGCTGCTGCTCACCATGTCCTACTGGCTCTTCTACGGGGTCCGGATCCTGGACGCGCAG GACGAGGACTACCACGGCGTGGTCCAGTTCGCCGTGTCGCTGGTGGACTCGCAGCTCTTCGTCCACTACCTGGCGGTGGTCCTGCTGGAGCTGCGGCACCTCCAGCCCTGCTACAGCGTGAGCGTGATCCGCTCCACCGACGGAGAAACGCGCCACTACAACATCGGACAGTTCAG catcCAGAGAGCAGCACTCTCCATCTTGGAGTTCTACTACCGAGACTTCCCCCTTCACAACCCGGCGGTCCTGTCGGCGGCCAAGCACCGAGCCGCCAAACACCTGGCCGGCCTGAAGGTCTACAACGTGGACG CTGCGGGGAGCACGGCGGCAGCGCAGCCTGCTAACGGGAGTCAGTCACGTGCCATGGTGGCAGCTGCCGCCAAGCGGAAGGACAGCGCCCACAACGAGCTGTACTACGAGGAGGCCGACTACGAGAGGCGGGTCCGAAAACGCCGGGCGCG gctgGTGGTGGCCGTGGAGGAGGCCTTCACCCATGTGCGGCGCATGAAGAAGGAGGACGAGCAGGCGTCCCCCTCTGACATCATGGATGTCCGTGAGGCGGCGCTGGCCGTCTTCCCATCCATGGCACGGGCCCTGCAGAAATACCTCCGCACCACCAGGAGGCAGCACTGCCACAGCATGGAGAGCATCCAGAAGCACCTGGCCTTCTGCCTGGTCAACAACATGAGCCCCAAG GCCTTCCTGGAGGCCTACCTGGCCCCGGGCCCCACCCTGCAGTACGGCTCCGAGCGCTGGATGGCCGACCAGTGGACCCTGGTGAGCGAGGCGTCGGTGACCAGCGCCGTCAAAGACGGCACCGAGTTCCTGCTCAAGTGTCTGGACTTCAGTCTGGCCGTCACCATCAGGGGCGTCCCCTACATCCGCCTCCGCGAGGAGTTCGTCGACCCCAAGACCCACaagttcctgctgctgctgcagtcggaGACGTCCGTGTGA
- the LOC128766004 gene encoding calsequestrin-2-like, giving the protein MGLSCPAGGGAWLGLSPHRGHRAPQDAGPLQLICRADLRPWKTSSSQSSPRTLASPEAVVKLRSMFLWLLLLLPCLLPVTPAQKGLEFPQYDGKERVLDIHERNYKKALKQFSMLCLFYHQPTADSRELQKQQQMTELVLELVAQVLEDKDIGFGLVDSHKDAKVSKKLGLEEEGSIYVFKEERVVEFDGLLSADTLVEFLLDLLEDPVELIGNALELRAFDRMERDVRLVGFFKSQDSEHYQAFKEAAEQFQPYIKFFATFEKSVAKELSLKLNEVDFYEPFMEEPVTIPGKPLSEEDLLEFIAEHRRPTLRKLRAEDMFETWEDDIEGIHIVAFAEEEDPDGYEFLEILKEVARDNTHLPDLSIVWIDPDDFPLLIPYWEKTFKVDLFRPQIGVVNVTDADSVWLQMDDEDLPSAEELEDWIEDVLSGKVNTEDDDDDDDDDDDDDDDDDDDDDDDDDDDE; this is encoded by the exons ATGGGCCTGTCCTGCCCGGCTGGAGGTGGAGCGTGGCTTGGTCTCAGCCCACACAGGGGCCACAGAGCTCCGCAGGATGCTGGACCGCTGCAGCTGATCTGCAGAGCTGACCTCCGCCCCTGGAAGACCTCCTCCTCCCAGAGCTCTCCTCGGACGCTGGCCTCTCCTGAAGCTGTGGTGAAGCTCCGGAGCATGTtcctgtggctgctgctgctgcttccgtGCCTGCTGCCGGTGACCCCGGCGCAGAAGGGCCTGGAGTTCCCACAGTACGACGGGAAAGAGCGTGTCCTGGACATTCATGAGCGGAACTACAAGAAGGCGCTGAAGCAGTTCAGCATGCTGTGCCTCTTCTACCACCAGCCCACGGCCGACAGCAGGGagctgcagaagcagcagcagatgaccgAGCTGGTGCTGGAG ctggTGGCTCAGGTCTTGGAGGACAAGGACATTGGCTTTGGATTGGTGGACTCTCACAAAGACGCTAAAGTGTCCAAGAAGCTGG GTCTGGAGGAAGAGGGCAGCATCTACGTCTTCAAGGAGGAGCGCGTGGTGGAGTTCGACGGCCTGCTGTCGGCCGACACCCTGGTGGAGTTCCTGCTGGAC ctgctggaggatcCGGTGGAGCTGATCGGAAACGCCCTGGAGCTGCGAGCCTTCGACCGCATGGAGCGGGACGTCCGCCTCGTCGGATTCTTCAAGAGCCAGGACTCGGAGC ACTACCAGGCGTTCAAAGAGGCGGCCGAGCAGTTCCAGCCGTACATCAAGTTCTTCGCCACGTTTGAGAAGTCG GTGGCCAAAGAGCTGAGCCTCAAGCTCAACGAGGTGGACTTCTACGAGCCCTTCATGGAGGAGCCCGTCACCATCCCGGGGAAACCTCTGTCTGAGGAGGACCTGCTGGAGTTCATCGCCGAGCACCGACG GCCCACCTTGAGGAAGCTGCGAGCAGAGGACATGTTCGAGACCTGG gAGGACGACATCGAGGGCATCCATATCGTGGCCTTcgctgaggaggaggatccaG atgGCTACGAATTCCTGGAGATCCTGAAGGAGGTGGCCCGAGACAACACGCACCTCCCCGACCTCAGCATAGTCTGGATCGACCCGGATGACTTCCCACTG CTGATCCCCTACTGGGAGAAGACCTTCAAGGTGGACTTGTTCAGACCTCAGATTGGAGTCGTCAATGTCACAGAC gcggACAGTGTGTGGCTGCAGATGGACGATGAGGACCTTCCCAGCGCTGAGGAACTGGAGGACTGGATTGAAGACGTCCTGTCGGGAAAAGTCAACACAGaagatgatgacgacgacgacgatgatgatgatgatgatgatgatgatgacgatgatgatgatgatgatgacgacgatgatgatgagtgA